From a single Georhizobium profundi genomic region:
- a CDS encoding GGDEF domain-containing protein, with the protein MKEWQSHQDHSITFGDHALALLDLDHFKDVNDRFGHDVGDAVLVRFCQTVVKSIRRNDLFGRMGGEEFLIFFPNCNLEDAKARLIQVQQDLHELQFADAPGYRCSFSAGVCEMQRGVRLDHAITLADECLYAAKSTGRNCVVDSATRRKSTRHNPLLKHF; encoded by the coding sequence ATGAAGGAATGGCAGTCTCATCAGGATCATAGCATCACATTTGGCGACCATGCTTTAGCACTTCTGGATCTCGACCACTTCAAGGATGTCAACGACAGGTTCGGGCATGACGTCGGTGATGCGGTTCTTGTTCGATTTTGCCAAACTGTCGTGAAAAGCATCCGCCGCAATGATCTCTTCGGGCGCATGGGAGGGGAGGAGTTTCTGATTTTCTTTCCAAATTGCAATTTGGAAGATGCAAAGGCACGATTGATCCAAGTTCAGCAGGATCTTCATGAACTTCAATTCGCAGATGCGCCAGGTTATCGCTGCTCCTTTTCAGCCGGCGTTTGCGAGATGCAGCGCGGTGTGAGGCTCGATCACGCCATCACCCTCGCCGATGAATGTTTATACGCGGCAAAATCGACCGGCCGTAACTGCGTCGTCGACAGTGCAACGCGTCGAAAGAGCACCAGGCATAACCCGTTGTTAAAACACTTTTGA
- a CDS encoding sensor domain-containing phosphodiesterase, translated as MQILTDAINAACETGDAESGTIQRALQAVRTHLGMEVAYLSEFVGNESIFRVVDAPGLEQLIKPGDARSLDDVYCQHILAGRLPQLIPDTSKEPICQSMPITAAVPIGAHVSIPIILPNGEPYGMFCCLSPQANASLNARDLNVVRLFADVAAHQIGRQVADRNEVADKKALIAGIIAGREFKLVFQPIINFRTGEVRGYEALCRFESLPYRSPDIWINDAKAAGLGVELELAIIDRAFEVWVDGPPNTYIAFNASPTALCDPRFLTLVDGRDLSSVVFEITEHTAVEDYAALNAQLNHLRAQGAKIAIDDAGAGFSSLRHIVQLAPDFIKLDMALTRDIDSDPSRRAFASAFVYFAHETGAEIVAEGIETDAELQTLYALGINVGQGYYLSRPLERDAVTPASLGYGSAVSAARF; from the coding sequence ATGCAGATACTGACTGACGCAATCAACGCTGCCTGCGAAACGGGCGATGCAGAATCCGGCACGATTCAAAGAGCACTCCAGGCCGTGCGGACACATCTTGGAATGGAAGTGGCCTATCTGTCGGAGTTCGTCGGCAACGAGTCAATCTTCCGGGTCGTTGATGCTCCCGGTCTTGAGCAGCTTATTAAACCCGGTGATGCTCGCTCGCTGGACGACGTTTATTGTCAGCATATTCTTGCAGGACGTCTGCCACAGTTGATTCCGGACACGTCCAAGGAACCGATCTGTCAATCCATGCCAATTACTGCGGCTGTACCGATCGGCGCGCACGTTTCAATCCCGATCATACTGCCCAATGGCGAACCCTATGGGATGTTTTGCTGCCTAAGCCCCCAGGCGAACGCATCGTTAAATGCGCGAGATCTGAATGTCGTGCGGCTTTTCGCTGATGTTGCGGCGCATCAGATTGGACGGCAAGTCGCCGACCGCAATGAGGTTGCTGACAAAAAGGCACTTATCGCAGGGATCATCGCCGGACGTGAATTCAAACTGGTCTTCCAGCCGATCATCAACTTTCGCACAGGAGAAGTGCGGGGCTATGAAGCCCTCTGTCGGTTCGAGTCGCTGCCGTATCGATCACCAGACATCTGGATCAATGACGCGAAAGCTGCGGGTCTTGGGGTTGAGCTAGAACTGGCGATCATCGATCGTGCGTTCGAGGTTTGGGTGGACGGCCCACCCAACACGTACATCGCGTTCAATGCTTCCCCAACGGCTCTGTGCGATCCTCGTTTCCTGACGTTGGTCGACGGTCGAGATCTGTCATCGGTTGTGTTTGAGATAACCGAACATACGGCCGTGGAAGACTACGCGGCCCTGAATGCTCAGCTCAATCATCTGAGGGCTCAAGGTGCCAAGATCGCAATCGACGACGCGGGCGCGGGCTTTTCCAGTCTGCGACACATCGTTCAGCTGGCGCCTGATTTCATCAAGCTGGACATGGCGCTCACCCGCGATATAGACAGCGATCCCTCGCGCCGTGCATTTGCCTCGGCCTTCGTGTATTTCGCACACGAGACGGGAGCGGAAATCGTGGCGGAGGGCATCGAGACAGATGCCGAGCTGCAGACACTCTATGCGCTGGGCATCAATGTCGGCCAAGGATACTATCTCAGCAGGCCGCTGGAACGGGATGCTGTGACACCGGCCAGCCTAGGCTATGGATCCGCTGTTTCGGCAGCGCGTTTTTGA
- a CDS encoding DUF2274 domain-containing protein — protein MTDLKLGPLPKVRYVRKTVLLPEPLAEELDEYAAEHSRLHEPVEAAVLIPHMLKDFLRTDRGWRAHRTKRGRTTPQRQDLPAGTSCQRDPEH, from the coding sequence ATGACCGACCTGAAGCTCGGACCCCTGCCGAAGGTCCGCTACGTTCGCAAGACCGTGCTCCTGCCCGAGCCGCTCGCCGAGGAACTCGACGAATACGCTGCCGAGCACAGCCGTCTCCATGAGCCTGTCGAGGCCGCCGTCCTGATCCCGCACATGCTGAAGGATTTCCTGCGCACAGATCGCGGCTGGAGGGCGCATAGGACCAAGCGCGGGAGGACCACTCCACAGCGCCAAGATCTGCCGGCCGGCACATCTTGCCAGAGAGATCCGGAACACTGA
- a CDS encoding TrbI/VirB10 family protein, whose amino-acid sequence MSVNETKKGEGVGAMSETAATMRLRAEAPTVTRISRKVLASLGVVAGFAIGGALIYALQTRERAADQEELFTTDRRQTADGLQGLPSDYTGVPQPDVPQLGPPLPGDLGGPIVRAREEGRPIPAETMPMPQADPEEQRRLAEMEAARTSQLFFQTRSDTGSGLPSIQQAPTASLSGLGGTQDRHLAFLNAEVDRRTIAPDRVAAPASPYVLQAGSVIPAALITGIRSDLPGQITAQVTQHIYDSPTGSLLLVPQGTRLIGQYDAGVTIGQRRVLLVWNRLIFPNGRSIVLERQPGADTAGHAGLEDGVDYHWWDLAKAAGLSTLLAAATELTMSDEDRLIQAIRSGAGDTINDAGQQIIQRQLQVAPTLTIRHGFPVRVIVTRDLVLEPYGAAR is encoded by the coding sequence ATGAGCGTCAACGAGACCAAAAAGGGCGAAGGCGTGGGGGCGATGTCCGAGACGGCGGCGACCATGCGGCTGCGCGCCGAAGCACCAACCGTCACCCGCATCTCGCGCAAGGTGCTGGCGAGCCTCGGCGTCGTCGCTGGCTTCGCGATCGGCGGCGCGCTCATCTACGCGCTCCAGACCAGAGAGCGGGCAGCCGACCAGGAGGAGTTGTTCACCACCGACCGCCGCCAGACGGCCGATGGCTTGCAGGGCCTTCCCAGCGACTATACCGGCGTCCCGCAGCCCGATGTTCCGCAACTGGGCCCGCCGCTGCCGGGCGACCTCGGCGGCCCGATCGTGCGTGCCCGTGAGGAGGGTCGCCCCATTCCGGCCGAAACCATGCCCATGCCGCAGGCGGACCCCGAGGAGCAGCGCCGACTCGCCGAGATGGAGGCGGCGCGCACCAGCCAGCTCTTCTTCCAGACCCGATCGGATACGGGTTCGGGACTGCCGTCTATCCAACAGGCACCCACCGCATCACTGTCCGGCCTGGGTGGCACGCAGGACCGGCATCTCGCCTTCCTCAACGCCGAAGTGGACCGGCGCACCATCGCGCCCGATCGTGTCGCAGCCCCGGCCTCGCCCTATGTGCTTCAAGCGGGATCGGTCATCCCGGCAGCGCTCATCACCGGCATCCGTTCCGACCTTCCCGGCCAGATTACCGCCCAGGTGACGCAGCACATCTATGACAGCCCAACCGGCAGTCTGCTCCTGGTCCCGCAGGGGACGCGCCTCATCGGCCAATACGATGCGGGCGTCACCATCGGACAGCGCCGTGTGTTGCTCGTCTGGAACCGGCTGATCTTTCCAAACGGTCGCTCGATCGTTCTCGAGCGTCAGCCGGGCGCCGACACCGCCGGCCATGCCGGCCTCGAGGATGGCGTCGACTATCACTGGTGGGACCTAGCGAAGGCGGCCGGACTTTCGACCCTGCTCGCCGCAGCCACCGAGCTGACCATGAGCGACGAGGACCGCCTCATCCAGGCGATCCGCAGCGGTGCGGGCGACACCATCAACGACGCCGGTCAGCAGATCATCCAGCGCCAGTTGCAGGTCGCGCCGACGCTCACGATCCGCCACGGATTCCCGGTGCGCGTGATCGTCACCCGCGACCTCGTGCTCGAACCTTACGGAGCCGCAAGATGA
- the trbG gene encoding P-type conjugative transfer protein TrbG, which yields MNRSTAVPAAQPAFRTTALMASLLAATVLAGCATAHKPPQISYDADVPPLPVVAAVVTDETPRPVHVPPGWTPARGGAAAGTPTARIENANAAARVEPRRDGYFNAIQVYPWSAGALYQVYASPGQITTIALEPGESLTGAGPIAAGDTTRWIIGDTESGSGVSRRVHVLVKPTRPDIITNLVITTDRRIYMIELRADDGPYMPSIAWAYPPPPVAQRQTEPIAPVIPAVAARNYRYGLNGDTPPWRPVSVYDDGRRVYVEFPRGIVQGEMPPIFVVGPEGEPEIVNSRIHDTILIVDRLFAAAELRLGSGDRQQIVRIVRTDGVRSGPRQTTNARSESGGQEP from the coding sequence ATGAACCGATCGACCGCCGTGCCGGCCGCGCAACCGGCCTTTCGAACCACCGCGCTGATGGCATCGCTTCTGGCCGCGACCGTGCTCGCCGGCTGCGCAACCGCGCATAAGCCCCCGCAGATCAGCTATGACGCCGACGTGCCGCCGCTTCCCGTCGTGGCCGCCGTCGTCACCGACGAGACCCCGAGGCCGGTCCATGTGCCGCCGGGCTGGACGCCGGCGCGCGGCGGGGCGGCGGCCGGCACGCCAACGGCGCGAATCGAGAACGCCAACGCCGCCGCGCGCGTCGAGCCGAGGCGCGACGGTTACTTCAACGCCATCCAGGTCTATCCCTGGAGTGCGGGCGCGCTCTATCAGGTCTACGCTTCGCCGGGACAGATCACGACCATCGCGCTGGAGCCCGGCGAGAGCCTGACCGGCGCCGGCCCGATCGCCGCCGGCGACACGACGCGCTGGATCATCGGCGACACGGAGAGCGGGTCCGGCGTTTCCCGCCGCGTGCACGTGTTGGTCAAGCCGACACGCCCCGACATCATCACCAACCTCGTCATCACCACCGACCGGCGCATCTATATGATTGAGTTGCGGGCTGACGATGGCCCCTACATGCCGTCGATTGCCTGGGCTTATCCTCCGCCGCCCGTCGCGCAGCGCCAGACAGAGCCGATCGCCCCGGTCATCCCGGCCGTCGCTGCGCGGAACTACCGCTACGGCCTCAACGGCGATACGCCGCCATGGCGGCCGGTCTCGGTCTATGACGACGGCCGCCGGGTCTACGTCGAGTTCCCCAGAGGCATCGTCCAGGGCGAGATGCCCCCCATCTTCGTCGTCGGGCCGGAAGGTGAACCCGAGATCGTCAACAGCCGGATCCACGACACGATCCTGATCGTCGACCGCCTGTTCGCCGCCGCCGAACTTCGGCTCGGCAGCGGCGACCGCCAGCAGATTGTGCGAATCGTCAGGACGGACGGGGTGAGAAGCGGTCCCCGGCAAACAACGAACGCCCGTAGCGAAAGCGGAGGGCAGGAGCCATGA
- the trbF gene encoding conjugal transfer protein TrbF, with amino-acid sequence MNIFKRPTTRYGKTPEPETPYRRAKQIWDDRIGSARVQARNWRFMAFGCLMLSAGLASALVWQSARGTVVPWVVEVDGRGEARAVEPAVADYRPTDPQIAFHLARFIEQVRGLPVDPIVVRQNWLRAYEFTTDRGAVALNDYARGSDPFARVGRQQVSVEVSSVIRASPNSFRVAWTERHFESGQLAGTERWTAILTVAIQPPRDAERLRSNPLGVYVNAINWSRELGQ; translated from the coding sequence ATGAACATCTTCAAGCGACCCACAACCCGCTACGGCAAGACGCCTGAACCGGAGACTCCGTATCGCCGCGCCAAGCAGATTTGGGACGACCGCATCGGCTCCGCCCGCGTCCAGGCCCGCAACTGGCGGTTCATGGCTTTTGGCTGCCTGATGCTTTCCGCCGGCCTCGCTTCGGCCCTCGTTTGGCAATCGGCGCGCGGGACCGTCGTGCCCTGGGTGGTTGAAGTCGATGGTCGCGGCGAGGCCCGCGCCGTCGAGCCGGCCGTCGCAGACTATCGTCCGACCGATCCGCAGATCGCCTTCCACCTCGCCCGCTTCATCGAGCAGGTCAGGGGCCTCCCCGTCGATCCGATCGTCGTGCGGCAGAACTGGCTGCGCGCCTACGAGTTCACGACCGATCGAGGTGCCGTCGCCCTCAACGACTATGCGCGAGGCAGTGACCCGTTCGCGCGCGTCGGCCGGCAGCAGGTCAGCGTCGAGGTCTCGTCCGTGATCCGGGCGTCACCGAATTCCTTCCGCGTCGCCTGGACCGAGCGCCACTTCGAGAGCGGCCAGCTCGCTGGCACTGAGCGATGGACCGCCATCCTGACGGTGGCGATCCAACCGCCAAGAGACGCCGAGCGTCTGAGAAGCAATCCGCTCGGCGTCTATGTCAACGCTATCAACTGGTCTCGGGAGCTGGGGCAATGA
- the trbL gene encoding P-type conjugative transfer protein TrbL: MGDTGVIDRFLEVFTSYIDSGFGLLGGEVAFIATTLIVIDVTLAALFWAWVADDDIIARLVKKTLFIGVFAYLISNWTMLAGIVFESFAGLGLMASGTSFTADDLMRPGRVAQTGLDAGRPLLDSISDLMGWVAFFENFIQIACLFFAWALVILAFFILAVQLFVTLIEFKLTVLAGFVLIPFGLFGKTAFMAERVLGNVVSSGIKVLVLAVIIGIGSTLFGEFTGGFGGEQPTIDEAMAIVLAALSLLGLGIFGPGIANGIVSGGPQLGAGAAVGTGLAVAGAGVAAGGGAMLAARGGAAALSGGAAAVRGGASVAGGASSAYSLASVAKTGAAGVASGLGGIARAGGSAAIAPTKRAMSRAAESIRSSYAAGGRAAAATTGGSSSMGTIDSAAASSPSETPGGPPAWAQRMRRSQAMSHGVTAAAHAVRSGDGHGGGSSISLSESDRT; the protein is encoded by the coding sequence ATGGGCGACACCGGCGTCATCGACCGCTTCCTCGAAGTCTTCACCTCCTATATCGATTCCGGCTTCGGCTTGCTCGGCGGCGAGGTGGCGTTCATCGCGACGACGCTCATTGTCATCGACGTGACGCTTGCGGCGCTGTTCTGGGCCTGGGTCGCCGATGACGACATCATCGCGCGGCTTGTGAAGAAGACCCTGTTCATCGGCGTATTCGCCTACCTCATCTCGAACTGGACCATGCTCGCCGGGATCGTTTTCGAAAGCTTTGCCGGCCTCGGCCTCATGGCGTCCGGCACAAGCTTTACCGCCGACGATCTGATGCGCCCCGGTCGCGTCGCGCAGACCGGGCTCGACGCCGGCAGGCCGCTTTTGGACTCGATCAGCGATCTTATGGGCTGGGTCGCCTTCTTCGAGAACTTCATCCAGATCGCGTGCCTGTTCTTCGCCTGGGCGCTGGTGATCCTCGCATTCTTCATTCTGGCCGTGCAGCTTTTCGTCACCCTGATCGAGTTCAAACTGACGGTGCTCGCCGGATTCGTCCTAATTCCCTTCGGTCTCTTCGGCAAGACAGCCTTCATGGCGGAGCGGGTACTCGGCAACGTCGTTTCGTCGGGCATCAAGGTTTTGGTTCTCGCCGTCATTATCGGCATCGGCTCGACACTGTTCGGAGAATTCACCGGCGGCTTCGGCGGCGAGCAGCCGACCATCGACGAAGCGATGGCGATCGTCCTCGCGGCACTCTCCCTTCTCGGCCTCGGCATCTTCGGCCCCGGAATCGCAAACGGCATCGTCTCGGGCGGCCCGCAGCTCGGCGCGGGTGCGGCCGTAGGCACCGGCCTTGCCGTCGCCGGCGCAGGCGTTGCTGCCGGCGGCGGCGCCATGCTCGCCGCGCGCGGGGGAGCCGCTGCGCTCTCCGGCGGCGCGGCTGCGGTGCGTGGTGGAGCTTCCGTCGCGGGTGGTGCCTCCTCCGCGTATTCTTTGGCGTCTGTCGCAAAGACTGGCGCTGCCGGCGTCGCCTCCGGTCTCGGCGGGATCGCGCGCGCGGGCGGTTCCGCCGCCATCGCTCCCACCAAGCGCGCGATGTCCCGCGCCGCCGAAAGCATCCGCTCCTCCTATGCCGCCGGCGGCCGCGCGGCGGCTGCCACCACCGGCGGCTCGTCCTCCATGGGAACCATCGACAGCGCGGCCGCATCGTCCCCCTCCGAGACGCCGGGCGGGCCGCCTGCCTGGGCGCAACGGATGCGCCGCAGCCAAGCCATGAGTCACGGCGTCACCGCCGCCGCCCATGCCGTGCGCTCCGGCGACGGCCATGGCGGCGGCTCCTCCATCAGCCTTTCCGAGAGTGACCGCACATGA
- the trbK-alt gene encoding putative entry exclusion protein TrbK-alt, protein MDGKMLARLLAVIFIAFAVTAAAIDMARKNEPQPPRPISTTNPVAPVNPLRQTLERCQKMGDASGEDADCLAAWDENRRRFLGQDGDR, encoded by the coding sequence ATGGATGGAAAGATGCTTGCCCGCCTGCTCGCAGTCATTTTCATAGCCTTTGCCGTCACGGCGGCGGCGATTGACATGGCGCGCAAGAACGAGCCTCAACCTCCCCGTCCGATCTCGACGACCAACCCGGTTGCGCCCGTCAATCCGCTTCGCCAAACGCTGGAGCGCTGCCAGAAGATGGGTGACGCCTCCGGTGAAGACGCGGACTGTCTCGCCGCCTGGGATGAGAACCGTCGCCGCTTTCTTGGTCAAGACGGGGATCGTTGA
- the trbJ gene encoding P-type conjugative transfer protein TrbJ — protein sequence MTRTQPHPRRRLAAATVVALALTPMMATSALAQFGFGRIVFDPSNYAENVLTAARSLEQINNQIQSLQNEAQMLINQARNLTSLPHSSLQQLQQSVARTQQLLGEAQRIAFDVQQVDQMFQQQYANIDLSATDRQLVDQARERWGNTVGGLQDAMRVQAGVVGNIDGQRTEMTALVGQSQNAVGALQATQAGNQLLALQSQQISDLTAMLAANSRAEALVDAERAAATEQGRIQRQRFLAPGAGYQPGNARMFGTD from the coding sequence ATGACCCGTACGCAGCCCCACCCCCGCCGCCGGCTTGCCGCCGCAACTGTCGTCGCGCTGGCGCTCACGCCCATGATGGCCACGTCCGCTCTTGCGCAGTTCGGGTTCGGCCGGATCGTCTTCGATCCCTCCAACTACGCCGAGAACGTACTGACGGCTGCGCGCTCGCTGGAGCAGATCAACAATCAAATCCAGTCGCTCCAGAACGAAGCGCAGATGCTCATTAACCAGGCGCGGAACCTGACGAGCCTGCCTCATTCCTCGCTCCAGCAGCTCCAGCAGTCCGTCGCTCGCACGCAGCAGCTTCTCGGCGAAGCGCAGCGCATCGCCTTCGACGTGCAGCAGGTCGACCAGATGTTCCAGCAGCAATACGCCAACATCGACCTCTCCGCGACTGACCGGCAGCTTGTCGACCAGGCCCGCGAACGATGGGGAAACACCGTGGGCGGACTTCAGGACGCCATGCGCGTTCAGGCGGGCGTTGTCGGCAATATCGACGGCCAGCGCACCGAGATGACCGCGCTCGTCGGCCAGAGCCAGAACGCGGTCGGCGCGCTCCAGGCGACGCAGGCCGGCAACCAGCTCCTCGCGCTTCAGTCGCAGCAGATCTCCGACCTCACAGCCATGCTCGCCGCCAATAGCCGGGCCGAGGCGCTGGTCGACGCCGAGCGCGCGGCCGCCACTGAGCAAGGGCGCATTCAGCGCCAGCGCTTCCTCGCGCCAGGCGCCGGCTATCAACCCGGCAATGCCCGGATGTTCGGCACCGACTGA
- the trbE gene encoding conjugal transfer protein TrbE, protein MLNLAEYRNGSVRLADYLPWAALVARGVVLNKDGSFQRTARFRGPDLDSATPAELVGATARLNKALRRLGSGWAIFVEAQRVQATQYPDSRFPDEASALIDIERREQFEAEGVHFESRYFLTFLWMPPAEEASRAESWLYEGKAQSGINPWEMLAGFVDRTSRILQLVEGLVPEVGWLDDGETLTYLHSTVSTRRQRVRVPETPMYLDAILIDEPLTGGLEPRLGEHHLRTLTVTGFPTATFPGILDELNRLAFPYRWSTRAILLDKTDATRVLTRIRRQWFAKRKSVAAIVKEVMTNEASTLLDSDAANKAADADMALQELGSDDVGEAFVTATVTVWDRDPALAAEKLRLVEKIVQARDFTAILETVNAVEAWFGSLPGHVYANVRQPPVSTLNLAHMVPLSAVWAGPERDEHFDAPPLLYGRTEGSTPFRLSLHVGDVGHTLVVGPTGAGKSVLLALLALQFRRYENAQVFAFDFGGSIRVAALAMGGDWHDLGGGMTEGADASVSLQPLARIHDSGERAWAAEWLAAVLARESVQITPAVKEHLWSALTSLASAPIEERTLTGLSVLLQSNDLKQALQPYCVGGPYGRLLDAESENLGTASVVAFETEGLIESGAAPATLAYLFHRIAGRLDGRPTLIIVDEGWLALGDPAFSRQIAEWLVTLRKKNASVVFATQSLAQLEKSTITAEIVDSCHTRLLLPNDRAIEPQILSIYRRFGLNDRQIEILARATPKRDYYCQSRRGNRLFELGLGEVALALCAASSKEHHARIERVLAAAGREHFLEGWLRACGIGWAADLIPDLPNVAPQDTGQEPTAPREAVSPIQPEEENDQ, encoded by the coding sequence ATGCTGAACCTCGCCGAATACCGCAACGGCTCCGTCCGCCTCGCCGACTACCTGCCCTGGGCCGCCCTCGTCGCGCGGGGCGTCGTTCTGAACAAGGACGGTTCGTTTCAGCGCACGGCGCGCTTCCGTGGTCCCGATCTCGACAGCGCCACGCCGGCCGAACTGGTCGGCGCCACCGCGCGGCTCAACAAAGCGCTGCGCCGGCTCGGCTCCGGCTGGGCCATCTTCGTGGAGGCGCAGCGCGTCCAGGCCACGCAGTATCCCGACAGCCGCTTTCCCGACGAGGCTTCCGCGCTGATCGACATCGAACGGCGCGAGCAGTTCGAGGCCGAGGGCGTGCATTTCGAGAGTCGCTACTTCCTGACCTTCCTGTGGATGCCGCCGGCCGAGGAAGCGAGCCGCGCCGAGAGCTGGCTCTACGAGGGCAAGGCGCAGAGCGGCATCAATCCGTGGGAAATGCTCGCCGGTTTCGTCGATCGCACCAGCCGCATCCTCCAACTCGTCGAGGGTTTAGTGCCGGAAGTCGGCTGGCTCGATGACGGCGAGACGCTGACCTATCTCCATTCGACGGTCTCGACGCGCCGCCAGCGCGTGCGCGTGCCCGAGACGCCGATGTATCTCGACGCGATCCTGATCGACGAGCCGCTGACCGGCGGGCTCGAACCTCGTCTGGGCGAGCACCACCTTCGCACGCTCACCGTCACCGGATTCCCCACTGCGACCTTCCCCGGCATCCTCGACGAGCTGAACCGGCTCGCCTTTCCCTATCGCTGGTCCACCCGCGCGATCCTGCTCGACAAGACCGACGCGACGCGGGTGTTGACCCGGATCAGGCGGCAATGGTTCGCCAAGCGCAAGTCGGTCGCGGCCATCGTCAAGGAGGTGATGACCAACGAGGCGTCGACCCTGCTCGACAGCGACGCGGCCAACAAGGCGGCCGACGCCGACATGGCCCTGCAGGAACTCGGCAGCGACGATGTGGGCGAAGCCTTCGTCACCGCCACCGTCACCGTCTGGGACCGCGACCCGGCGCTGGCTGCCGAGAAGCTACGCCTCGTCGAGAAGATCGTCCAGGCCCGCGACTTCACCGCGATCCTCGAGACAGTCAATGCGGTCGAAGCGTGGTTCGGCTCCCTGCCCGGCCACGTCTACGCCAATGTCCGGCAGCCGCCGGTCTCCACCCTCAACCTTGCCCATATGGTCCCCCTCTCAGCCGTATGGGCGGGGCCGGAACGCGACGAGCATTTCGATGCACCCCCGCTGCTTTACGGCCGGACCGAAGGCTCGACACCGTTCCGGCTTTCTCTTCATGTCGGCGACGTCGGCCACACCCTCGTCGTCGGCCCGACCGGCGCCGGCAAGTCGGTGCTGCTGGCGCTTCTGGCGCTCCAGTTCCGCCGCTACGAGAACGCGCAGGTCTTCGCCTTCGACTTCGGCGGTTCGATCCGCGTCGCGGCGCTCGCCATGGGCGGCGACTGGCACGATCTCGGCGGCGGGATGACCGAGGGCGCCGACGCCTCCGTCTCGCTCCAGCCGCTCGCCCGCATCCATGATTCCGGCGAGCGCGCCTGGGCGGCCGAGTGGCTCGCCGCGGTCCTGGCGCGCGAGAGCGTCCAGATCACGCCCGCCGTCAAGGAGCATCTCTGGTCGGCGCTCACCTCGCTCGCGTCGGCGCCGATCGAGGAGCGCACGCTGACCGGGCTGTCCGTGCTCCTGCAATCGAATGATCTCAAGCAGGCGTTGCAGCCCTATTGCGTCGGCGGTCCCTACGGCCGCCTGCTCGACGCCGAGAGCGAGAATCTCGGCACGGCGTCGGTCGTCGCCTTCGAGACGGAGGGGTTGATCGAGAGCGGAGCGGCCCCGGCGACGCTCGCCTATCTCTTCCACCGCATCGCCGGACGCCTCGACGGCCGGCCCACCCTCATCATCGTGGACGAAGGATGGCTGGCGCTGGGCGACCCGGCTTTCTCAAGGCAGATCGCCGAATGGCTCGTCACGCTGCGAAAGAAAAACGCCAGCGTCGTCTTCGCAACGCAGTCCCTCGCGCAGCTCGAAAAGAGCACGATCACGGCCGAGATTGTCGATAGCTGCCACACGCGGCTTCTGCTTCCGAACGATCGGGCCATCGAGCCGCAAATCCTCTCGATCTATCGCCGCTTCGGCCTCAACGACCGCCAGATCGAAATCCTCGCCCGCGCGACACCGAAGCGCGACTACTATTGCCAGTCCCGGCGGGGCAACCGCCTCTTCGAGCTGGGCCTCGGCGAAGTGGCGCTGGCGCTCTGCGCGGCGTCTTCGAAAGAGCACCACGCCCGTATCGAGCGCGTGCTCGCCGCCGCCGGCCGCGAGCACTTTCTCGAAGGCTGGCTCAGGGCGTGTGGCATCGGCTGGGCAGCCGACCTCATCCCCGACCTTCCCAATGTCGCGCCGCAGGACACGGGTCAGGAGCCGACCGCGCCGCGTGAAGCCGTGTCGCCCATCCAGCCCGAAGAGGAAAATGATCAATGA
- a CDS encoding VirB3 family type IV secretion system protein has translation MEEVRGFFAPVHRSLTEPILLGGAPRAVAIANGTIAAAIALGLRLWIAGLVIWAIGHFAAVWAARRDALFMDVTRRHLRYPSFFRA, from the coding sequence ATGGAAGAGGTCCGCGGCTTCTTCGCGCCGGTCCATCGCTCGCTGACGGAGCCGATCCTGCTCGGCGGCGCGCCGCGCGCCGTCGCCATCGCCAACGGCACCATCGCCGCTGCCATCGCGCTCGGCCTGCGGCTCTGGATCGCCGGCCTCGTCATCTGGGCGATCGGGCATTTCGCCGCCGTCTGGGCGGCGCGGCGCGACGCGCTGTTCATGGACGTGACGCGCCGGCACCTGCGCTACCCGTCCTTCTTCCGCGCGTGA
- a CDS encoding TrbC/VirB2 family protein, with protein MTSATHAAGSSMPWEAPLQSILESIEGPVAKIIAVIIITGLTLAFGDTSGGFRRLIQIVFGLSIAFAASSFFLSFFSFGGGALV; from the coding sequence ATGACGTCCGCCACCCATGCCGCCGGCTCCTCCATGCCATGGGAAGCGCCGCTGCAATCCATCCTCGAATCCATCGAAGGGCCGGTGGCCAAGATCATCGCAGTCATCATCATCACCGGCCTGACGCTCGCCTTCGGCGACACGTCGGGCGGCTTTCGGCGCCTGATCCAGATCGTCTTCGGCCTGTCGATCGCCTTCGCCGCGTCTAGCTTCTTTCTCTCCTTCTTCTCGTTCGGCGGCGGGGCGCTCGTATGA